ggaggcttACAAAAGCCGCCTCAACAACCAATATCCGTCAGCATGTTGTTCAACACCAGGTGATGGCTTCATGTTGGTGGGACAAACCGCTTTTACCATGACCAACGGGCGCCGCAACGAGAACAAACGTGGCCGCTGCAATCTCAAAGTAATCGTGGCGATGAAAAGTATCAGGAACAGTCCATTTGGCACGCACGCCAGGACTACCTCTTCGAACTGCATCGTAAAGTCGAGTCGCCGACACCTGGGGTCGACCCGGGGACCGAACGTCTGGTCACTTGCAGGTGGGCACtccatgacggcgacatAAAGAAACCTTTCTGCCTCTTGTACTATTTCTATCGCTCAATTGCCTTGCGAAAAACGCCTCCATTATATACAGCTTTGGTTTTGCGTCTTGTTATTGCGACGACGTTCCGTTGCCTGATGACGCAAATCCTCGACACGAACCGGCGTTCCCCCTTTCAAGTTAATGGAAACCCAGACAAACGGCACGAGATGCAGAACTACTGCCAGGCGTCAGCATGGCGCGTACATGCAAAAACGGCCGAGGGGCTTTCCCCCACCCATGTTGTGACAAACATAATAGGCGCGTCAGCCGCTATCCTGCCTGATCAGCCAGCTCCCATGGTTCCGCGACATGGAACGCATGCGCAAGACATGGTCCAATGCAATGTCACAGCGGCCCCCTGGCCGATCGCATGTGTAAAGTCGGTCAACTACTCCATGACCTCGTCCACCCACGCCCTCCAGTTGTCGTCTTTGCAAAGCCGCTCCATCGACGGCACATCCAGCGTCACCAACACCTCGTACACGCCGCTATCCTTGCGGCCGGGCATGATGACTCCGGCGCCCATGTTCCACGCCACCTGGGCCCTGCGTACCGCGTCCGGGTatacgccatcgccgccgccgccggtgcccgCCTCCGTCCCCGGGATCCCCCAGACCGTGTCCGCGCCGAATCGCCGCCACGAGTTGAAGATGAAGTCGCGCGGGTCCGCCGCATCCAGCCGGACCCCGATCACGCGAGggtccggcgccgcgcgaAACATGGCCGTCCGGGTGGCGACGAAaccgtcgtcgatgctggcGAGGGCCGTCTCGATGCAGTGCACGATGGCGCCCAACGGGTTTCCCGCGGCTGCCAacttgacggcggcagcatcatcagGAGAGGACCGCGCCGCGTCTGACAGGACACGCAAGCCGACGTTCGCCTCGGGCATCGCCACGGCGTTGCCCGCGTACGTCTTGGACACCTCTGGAAAGGCACGActcgcccacgtcgccggCATGAGCATGCGGCAAGGGACCCCGCCGTTCACgtctgttgttgttgttgttgttgttgttgttctcTCACGCTTATTTGCGCGAAGCACTTTGAATTTCCGCGCGACTCCGAAGCGGGTAGCGGTTGAAAAGGCCCAGGTCAGCGCGGCAAGGCAAGCGTACGTAGATGGATATCGGCTTTCGGCATCAACGAAACGTGTCGACCGCCATTGCCGCGCCACTCTCTTGATGACGTCGATCTTTGCGTGGCTAAACCTGAATATCCTTCCTGTCTTTTGGATCGTCTTTGTGGGAGGGCTCGGTATCAACGGAGATGTTGGCCCGTTTAGGTTGGGCAGGGTCCCATATTCGGGGCAGCGGCTCATCAGGCCATCGAAGGGGGCCGTTTGTAggagccgcgccgtcgtTTCCTCCGGTAGGTCTGTGTATATATCCATCGGCACGTCACGGACAGGAGCCAAGTTGGAGCCCCTGAGCCCATTAGACCTGTCATGCCCCGACACGCGGCGCGTGCAGTCGGCAAAGACGGAGAGAAAGTTGGTCATTCCCATGCCATCCGTGATAGAATGATGCAAGTAGACGCACAGGAGCAAACCGCCCTCAATCACCCGCGCGTGAATCTCCAGTACGGGTATACCTGGACCGCCTTCAAGTAGCCTATAGGGCACGGTAAACGACGGGTCAACAAAGGCTTTGGCCGGAAACCCTGCCATCTTGAGTTGCTGATAGGTCCATCCAAAGAGCGTCCGTTGGTCCATGACTCTGAGGGACACCTGGTCCGCACTGGTCCTGCCGATGGACACCTTGCCGGCGCTCCCAGGCTCGAGAAAGACCCGGGCCGCATAGTCCGGGAAGCGTttcgaggccatggccagagCAGAAGCGAGATGCAACCGTAGCATTTCAACGCCAAGACTGTCGGCGCCTCCACAAAAG
Above is a genomic segment from Purpureocillium takamizusanense chromosome 2, complete sequence containing:
- a CDS encoding Omega-hydroxypalmitate O-feruloyl transferase (EggNog:ENOG503P43W), whose product is MTGQGFRSIHSLGLDVVQYVSQVFRLKRHPGGSLALPLPSPPPPSPSESDPQVCTMTNVTRPAEASDYGTRQLDSWNQAAMRSYVRQVFCFPFCGGADSLGVEMLRLHLASALAMASKRFPDYAARVFLEPGSAGKVSIGRTSADQVSLRVMDQRTLFGWTYQQLKMAGFPAKAFVDPSFTVPYRLLEGGPGIPVLEIHARVIEGGLLLCVYLHHSITDGMGMTNFLSVFADCTRRVSGHDRSNGLRGSNLAPVRDVPMDIYTDLPEETTARLLQTAPFDGLMSRCPEYGTLPNLNGPTSPLIPSPPTKTIQKTGRIFRFSHAKIDVIKRVARQWRSTRFVDAESRYPSTYACLAALTWAFSTATRFGVARKFKVLRANKRERTTTTTTTTTDVNGGVPCRMLMPATWASRAFPEVSKTYAGNAVAMPEANVGLRVLSDAARSSPDDAAAVKLAAAGNPLGAIVHCIETALASIDDGFVATRTAMFRAAPDPRVIGVRLDAADPRDFIFNSWRRFGADTVWGIPGTEAGTGGGGDGVYPDAVRRAQVAWNMGAGVIMPGRKDSGVYEVLVTLDVPSMERLCKDDNWRAWVDEVME